Proteins from a single region of Mesorhizobium sp. B1-1-8:
- a CDS encoding adenylate/guanylate cyclase domain-containing protein, producing the protein MDQERLLAAVLLADVVGSTPLYEHIGDDAALQQVSDCLDAMREIVARHGGDFIHSKGDDVLSLFENPEAALRAVCQISRQLTEGPLSARIGLHFGGVIRARGEVFGDVVNVTARLSTTANPGEVLISQSFYEALSAGSRSGLRLLDKMDFKGKHQVFDVYTLWSDNGALSTQITSRGTITGKRSGPPRQINLFIRYGDQLRSCRNNEMVTIGRSPECNIVVARPWVSRHHATFTISNGRARLVERSSSGTYLSMGPGHEVFIRREDILLFGSGVISPGLRLSLSDAQVLHYEIVSD; encoded by the coding sequence ATGGATCAGGAAAGACTCCTAGCCGCGGTCCTTTTAGCTGATGTCGTGGGCAGCACGCCCCTCTATGAGCACATCGGCGACGATGCCGCTCTGCAGCAGGTCTCGGATTGCCTGGACGCGATGCGCGAGATCGTCGCCCGGCACGGCGGTGATTTCATTCACTCGAAAGGCGATGACGTACTCAGTCTGTTCGAGAACCCGGAGGCGGCGCTGAGGGCCGTCTGCCAAATCAGCCGCCAACTGACGGAAGGGCCGTTGAGCGCCCGTATAGGATTGCATTTCGGGGGGGTCATTCGCGCACGGGGCGAGGTCTTCGGCGACGTTGTCAATGTCACCGCAAGGTTATCCACTACGGCCAACCCTGGGGAGGTGCTGATCAGCCAAAGCTTCTACGAAGCCCTTTCCGCCGGCAGCCGCAGCGGCTTGCGGCTCCTCGACAAAATGGACTTCAAGGGGAAGCACCAAGTCTTCGATGTCTATACGCTGTGGAGCGACAATGGGGCCCTCAGTACTCAGATCACAAGCCGGGGCACCATTACTGGTAAGCGCTCCGGCCCGCCGCGGCAGATCAATCTGTTCATCCGCTACGGAGATCAGTTGCGATCCTGTCGAAACAACGAAATGGTGACCATTGGCCGATCTCCTGAATGCAATATTGTCGTCGCGCGGCCTTGGGTTTCAAGGCACCACGCGACCTTCACCATTTCGAATGGCAGGGCCCGGCTTGTCGAGCGAAGCTCGTCGGGCACATATCTGTCGATGGGACCTGGTCATGAAGTATTCATACGCCGCGAAGATATTCTCCTCTTCGGCTCCGGCGTGATCTCGCCTGGATTAAGGTTGTCCCTCAGCGACGCGCAGGTTCTTCACTACGAAATTGTCTCAGACTGA
- a CDS encoding SOS response-associated peptidase, which translates to MCGRYTRYLSWSEIHRLYRLTAPAEIGRNDAPRYNIAPTEEVPFITAGDDGNHKLRNGRWWLVPFWAKEMPKAATFNARIETVDTMPAFRDAFKSKRCLIPADGYYEWTISPADKGRDPWHIFQPGHAPFSFAGLWAYNSNLDVTSCTIITEPSAAPVNHIHDRQPLILDPTYYDAWLDPKTPVGDLRDILSHDIDDQLQFYRVGREVNASVKDKQPNDYAGLIEPIKLL; encoded by the coding sequence ATGTGCGGTCGCTACACCAGATATCTGTCCTGGTCTGAGATTCACCGGCTCTATCGGTTGACCGCGCCGGCCGAGATCGGCCGAAACGATGCGCCGCGCTACAACATCGCCCCGACCGAAGAAGTGCCTTTCATCACGGCCGGTGACGACGGCAATCACAAGCTCCGCAACGGTCGATGGTGGCTCGTTCCATTCTGGGCGAAGGAAATGCCCAAGGCTGCCACCTTCAATGCGCGCATCGAGACGGTGGACACCATGCCGGCCTTTCGGGACGCCTTCAAATCGAAACGTTGCCTGATCCCCGCCGACGGCTATTACGAGTGGACGATCTCACCGGCTGACAAAGGTCGAGACCCTTGGCACATCTTCCAGCCCGGCCATGCGCCGTTCTCGTTCGCTGGTCTATGGGCCTACAATTCGAACCTTGATGTCACCAGCTGCACCATCATCACCGAACCCTCTGCAGCGCCCGTGAACCACATCCACGATCGGCAGCCGCTCATCCTCGATCCGACCTATTATGACGCTTGGCTCGACCCCAAGACGCCTGTCGGCGACCTCAGGGATATTCTCAGCCATGACATCGATGATCAGCTGCAGTTCTATCGCGTCGGCCGAGAGGTCAACGCCAGCGTGAAAGACAAGCAGCCCAACGACTACGCCGGGCTGATCGAGCCGATCAAGCTGCTATGA
- a CDS encoding RNA-binding protein: protein MPTGPKGQKRPADVIGNAVRVMCIAGEETDGTPDDGKSAAAKELGAKGGKKRAASMSPERRTEIARKAAESRWNKR, encoded by the coding sequence ATGCCGACCGGACCTAAAGGCCAGAAACGCCCCGCCGACGTGATCGGCAACGCCGTCCGCGTCATGTGCATTGCGGGGGAAGAAACCGACGGCACGCCGGACGACGGCAAGAGCGCCGCCGCCAAAGAGCTTGGCGCAAAGGGCGGAAAGAAGCGCGCCGCCAGCATGTCACCGGAGCGGCGCACCGAGATCGCCAGGAAGGCGGCGGAAAGCCGGTGGAACAAACGATAG
- a CDS encoding ABC transporter ATP-binding protein codes for MAEVQVRNVSRSFGAMKALDDVSIDFPDGGFYALLGPSGSGKTTLLRQIAGFDFPDSGRISIGGDNVERVPVEKRRIGMVFQNYALFPNMSVADNVAFGLSVRGEARATVQAEVQRALDLVQLAKLGGRRPHQLSGGQRQRVALARAIVTTPRVLLLDEPLSALDKALRVDMQVELKRIQREVGITTIFVTHDQEEALTMADRIGILRDGRLVQEGPPEDIYDQPKSEFAAIFLGDANILRGEATGSGIRLADGTAIATAAGVHAVAGGKVSCAVRPERIQIVPVSAGTGSAGNMMSGRVSKRIFAGNSSTYFVERAGDTIKVLVKNDGSQKLVEGQDVLLRWSAESTVLIQRG; via the coding sequence ATGGCCGAGGTGCAAGTCCGGAATGTCTCGCGCAGCTTCGGCGCTATGAAGGCACTGGACGACGTGTCGATCGACTTTCCCGACGGCGGCTTCTATGCGCTGCTCGGGCCATCGGGCAGCGGCAAGACCACGCTCCTGAGGCAGATCGCCGGTTTCGATTTCCCCGACAGTGGCCGTATTTCCATCGGCGGCGACAACGTCGAGCGGGTCCCGGTCGAGAAGCGGCGCATCGGGATGGTGTTCCAGAATTATGCGCTGTTTCCCAACATGAGCGTCGCCGACAACGTCGCTTTCGGCCTATCGGTGCGAGGCGAGGCGAGGGCCACCGTTCAGGCCGAGGTTCAGCGTGCGTTAGACTTGGTTCAATTAGCCAAGCTCGGCGGCCGGCGTCCGCATCAGCTTTCCGGGGGCCAGCGTCAGCGCGTTGCGTTGGCCCGCGCCATAGTGACGACGCCTCGCGTGCTCTTGCTCGACGAACCGCTCTCGGCGCTCGACAAGGCGCTGCGCGTCGACATGCAGGTGGAATTGAAACGTATCCAACGCGAGGTCGGCATCACCACCATTTTCGTCACCCACGACCAGGAAGAAGCGCTGACCATGGCCGACCGAATCGGCATCCTCCGCGATGGCCGTCTGGTGCAGGAAGGCCCGCCAGAAGACATTTACGACCAACCGAAGAGTGAGTTCGCGGCGATCTTCCTCGGCGATGCCAACATCCTGCGCGGCGAGGCAACCGGGAGCGGCATCAGGTTGGCCGACGGCACGGCAATCGCCACAGCGGCCGGTGTACACGCGGTCGCAGGCGGCAAGGTGAGTTGCGCGGTGCGGCCTGAGCGCATCCAGATTGTTCCCGTCTCTGCGGGCACGGGCTCGGCCGGCAACATGATGAGCGGCCGGGTCTCGAAGCGCATCTTCGCCGGCAATTCCAGCACCTACTTCGTCGAGCGCGCTGGCGACACGATCAAGGTGCTGGTCAAGAATGACGGTTCCCAGAAGCTTGTGGAAGGACAAGATGTGCTGTTGCGTTGGTCGGCTGAAAGCACGGTCCTGATCCAGAGAGGATAA
- a CDS encoding ABC transporter permease, whose protein sequence is MATTRILEWLGRIYILMLLAFLYLPIIIMALMSFNVSPFYQLPFEWTTEWYASLWQNDQLIAATRNSIEIAVITTIISTVLGSAASLALYRYEFRGKRFLQALLFPPIAIPWLITGTAMLIFFFGIGIGRGLFAILLGHVALALPYVIVVVSARLQTFAPELEEAARSLGANQWQVTMRVTLPWIMPGVIAGGLFAFAVSFDQFVVSYFLATPGQTTLPVEIYAAIRKGFTPEINAVSTIIIVVSMALMLLTARLFRFGGEK, encoded by the coding sequence ATGGCGACGACGCGTATCCTGGAATGGCTGGGCCGGATCTACATCTTAATGCTGCTCGCCTTCCTCTACCTGCCGATCATCATCATGGCGCTGATGTCGTTCAACGTCTCGCCCTTCTACCAGCTGCCGTTCGAATGGACGACGGAGTGGTACGCTTCGCTCTGGCAAAACGACCAGTTGATCGCGGCCACCCGGAACAGCATCGAGATCGCCGTCATCACGACCATCATCTCGACCGTGCTGGGTTCAGCGGCGTCGCTGGCGCTTTACCGCTATGAATTCCGCGGCAAGAGATTCCTGCAGGCGCTTCTCTTCCCGCCGATCGCCATTCCGTGGCTGATCACCGGCACGGCGATGCTGATCTTCTTCTTCGGCATCGGCATCGGGCGGGGCCTGTTCGCCATCCTGCTCGGCCATGTCGCACTGGCGCTGCCCTATGTCATTGTGGTCGTCTCGGCCCGGTTGCAAACCTTCGCGCCGGAGCTGGAAGAGGCGGCCCGCTCGCTCGGCGCCAACCAGTGGCAAGTGACGATGCGCGTCACGCTACCCTGGATCATGCCTGGCGTCATTGCCGGTGGGCTGTTTGCCTTTGCCGTGTCGTTCGACCAGTTCGTGGTGTCGTATTTCCTGGCGACACCCGGACAGACGACGCTGCCGGTCGAAATCTACGCCGCGATCCGCAAGGGGTTCACGCCCGAGATCAACGCGGTATCGACCATTATCATTGTCGTGTCGATGGCGCTGATGCTGCTTACGGCGCGCTTGTTTAGATTCGGCGGAGAAAAGTAA
- a CDS encoding ABC transporter permease — protein MTAQAATASRSGLKSALPLLAPAYLWLTVAIFLPLSAMVFFSFMSDLPLSGKPWAFTLGNYAAFFSQSLYLTLLLASLRLGLEVTLWCIVIGYPAAYVLAKVLKGRSREAIFLLVILPFWSNGLVRIFSWAMVLREGGILDTTLNAVLPFKINIDLMYSYPAVIIGLVHSYVPYMVLTCYLTLQAIDDSLIEAGRSLGASRLQVLKRVILPLSMPGLVAGAALIFVPVVGSFMEPRILGGRTGTFYGTLIEDQFVAVFNWPLGAALSFILLAVVLVILAIASPVLRRAA, from the coding sequence ATGACAGCACAGGCTGCGACGGCGTCGCGCAGCGGGCTGAAATCGGCTCTGCCGCTGCTGGCGCCCGCCTATCTGTGGCTGACGGTGGCTATCTTCCTGCCGCTGTCGGCCATGGTGTTCTTCTCCTTCATGAGCGACCTGCCGTTGTCGGGAAAGCCGTGGGCGTTCACGCTCGGCAATTATGCCGCCTTCTTCTCGCAAAGCCTTTACCTGACGTTGCTGCTGGCCTCGCTGCGCCTCGGCCTCGAGGTGACGCTGTGGTGCATCGTCATTGGCTATCCCGCGGCCTACGTGCTGGCCAAGGTGCTGAAGGGCCGCAGCCGCGAGGCGATCTTCCTGCTCGTCATCCTGCCTTTCTGGTCGAACGGGCTGGTGCGCATCTTTTCCTGGGCGATGGTTTTGCGCGAAGGCGGCATTCTCGACACAACGCTCAACGCGGTGCTGCCGTTCAAGATCAACATCGACCTGATGTATTCCTATCCGGCCGTCATCATCGGGCTGGTGCACTCCTACGTGCCCTACATGGTGCTGACCTGTTATCTCACCCTGCAGGCGATCGACGACTCGCTGATCGAGGCCGGACGCTCGCTCGGCGCCTCGCGGCTGCAGGTGCTGAAGCGAGTGATCCTCCCGCTGTCGATGCCCGGGCTGGTGGCGGGCGCGGCGCTCATCTTCGTGCCAGTCGTCGGCTCCTTCATGGAACCGCGCATTCTTGGCGGGCGCACCGGCACGTTCTACGGCACGCTAATCGAGGACCAGTTCGTCGCCGTGTTCAACTGGCCGCTGGGAGCGGCACTCTCCTTCATACTGCTCGCCGTCGTCCTGGTCATCCTGGCGATCGCCTCACCGGTGCTGCGAAGGGCCGCGTGA
- a CDS encoding ABC transporter substrate-binding protein, whose amino-acid sequence MRMPDLTALLTATAVFTSALAFAAKADEVHVLNWKGYGADESWAVAAFEKATGNKVVNDFFNSEQEMLTKIRTNPGLYDVVMINAAFNDQAMAEKLIQPIDTSKMPNYADIAKDKASSPMLDHDGKVYGVPWVWGLTALAINDKSFDKPPTSIAEMWNPAHKGRVIIRDDAVEAVQFGAIATGQNINDIKDMGAVKAKLTSLMPQIKTFWSSENDWNQMVASNQIDIGTYWSGSADRAKTHFKLPVSLVIPQEGAVAWLDAFSIPAGSKNVAGAEAFINYMIDPKFYVEWVTKVGAPVSANTKAVEALPEDAFNRKVMGSPEVAKRIQFQAPITDAQRKAYLELWQQLKVDVK is encoded by the coding sequence ATGCGCATGCCTGACTTGACTGCCCTGCTGACGGCGACCGCCGTCTTCACCTCCGCGCTCGCCTTTGCGGCCAAGGCCGACGAAGTGCATGTGCTCAACTGGAAGGGCTACGGAGCCGACGAATCCTGGGCCGTTGCAGCCTTCGAGAAGGCGACCGGCAATAAGGTCGTCAACGACTTCTTCAATTCCGAACAGGAAATGCTGACCAAGATCCGGACCAATCCCGGGCTCTACGACGTCGTCATGATCAACGCCGCCTTCAATGACCAGGCGATGGCGGAAAAGCTGATCCAGCCGATAGATACCTCCAAGATGCCGAACTATGCCGACATCGCCAAGGACAAGGCGAGCTCGCCGATGCTCGACCATGACGGCAAGGTGTATGGCGTGCCGTGGGTCTGGGGCCTGACGGCGCTCGCCATCAACGATAAATCCTTCGACAAACCGCCGACGTCGATCGCCGAGATGTGGAATCCCGCCCACAAGGGCCGCGTCATCATCCGCGACGACGCCGTCGAAGCGGTCCAGTTCGGCGCTATCGCCACCGGCCAGAATATCAACGACATCAAGGACATGGGTGCGGTCAAGGCGAAGCTCACCTCGCTAATGCCGCAGATCAAGACCTTCTGGAGCTCGGAGAACGACTGGAACCAGATGGTCGCCTCCAACCAGATCGACATCGGCACCTATTGGAGCGGCTCGGCCGACCGGGCCAAGACCCACTTCAAGCTTCCGGTCTCGCTGGTCATCCCTCAGGAAGGGGCGGTCGCCTGGCTCGACGCCTTTTCCATTCCGGCCGGTTCCAAGAACGTTGCCGGCGCCGAGGCCTTCATCAACTACATGATCGACCCGAAATTCTATGTCGAATGGGTCACCAAGGTCGGCGCGCCGGTTTCGGCTAACACAAAGGCAGTGGAAGCGTTGCCCGAGGATGCCTTCAACCGCAAGGTGATGGGCAGCCCCGAGGTAGCCAAACGCATCCAGTTCCAGGCACCGATCACCGATGCCCAGCGAAAAGCCTATCTGGAGCTCTGGCAGCAGCTGAAGGTCGACGTGAAGTAA
- a CDS encoding PfkB family carbohydrate kinase, whose protein sequence is MSGRLVHIGSAVVDYIYRIDALPASGTEKTASSYAQVAGGGFNMMVAASRTGMKVVFAGQLGSGPNGDFLRTAFAEAGIETLMPPSPVMDSGNCVAMISDDAERTFVSWPGAESVLSLDMMAPVVVGPGDWVFTSGYTLSYPGSRDALTDWIEALPAGLPFVFDPTPVISDIPRAVLSPVLARVTWLSCNATEAAEIAGPGDVGALAARLLADHCPQAAGVIIRSGAKGCHVLLADGSARTIPGFKVAGIDTNGAGDTHIGAFVSALARDMRAFEAAHYANAAAAISVTRHGGSSAPTDEEIQTFLSHADGSSTGAPGQTQKADQTA, encoded by the coding sequence ATGAGCGGGCGTCTCGTCCATATCGGCAGCGCGGTGGTCGATTACATCTACCGCATCGACGCCTTGCCGGCGTCCGGGACGGAGAAGACTGCTTCGAGCTATGCGCAGGTCGCCGGCGGCGGCTTCAACATGATGGTCGCTGCGAGCCGCACCGGCATGAAAGTGGTATTCGCGGGCCAGCTCGGCAGCGGACCCAATGGCGACTTCCTGCGCACCGCCTTCGCCGAGGCGGGCATCGAAACGCTGATGCCGCCATCGCCTGTCATGGACAGCGGCAATTGCGTCGCCATGATCTCGGACGATGCCGAACGCACCTTCGTGTCATGGCCGGGTGCCGAAAGCGTGCTGAGCCTCGACATGATGGCGCCGGTGGTGGTTGGGCCGGGGGATTGGGTGTTCACTTCCGGCTATACGCTGAGCTACCCTGGGAGTCGCGACGCGCTGACCGACTGGATCGAGGCGCTGCCGGCCGGATTGCCTTTCGTCTTCGACCCAACGCCGGTCATTTCGGACATTCCGCGCGCCGTCCTGTCGCCGGTGCTTGCCCGTGTCACCTGGTTGAGCTGCAACGCCACCGAAGCGGCCGAGATTGCCGGTCCGGGCGATGTGGGAGCACTCGCGGCACGGCTTCTGGCCGACCATTGCCCGCAGGCGGCCGGCGTCATCATCCGCTCTGGCGCGAAGGGCTGCCATGTGCTGCTGGCAGACGGGTCCGCCCGCACCATTCCCGGTTTCAAGGTCGCAGGCATCGACACCAACGGCGCCGGCGACACCCATATCGGCGCTTTCGTCAGCGCATTGGCCCGCGATATGCGTGCCTTCGAGGCGGCGCACTATGCCAACGCGGCCGCGGCCATTTCGGTTACCCGTCACGGCGGCTCATCGGCGCCGACCGACGAGGAAATCCAGACTTTCCTGAGCCATGCGGACGGTTCTTCGACCGGTGCGCCAGGCCAGACCCAGAAGGCCGACCAGACAGCCTGA
- a CDS encoding ADP-ribosylglycohydrolase family protein yields the protein MKGRYREAVVDRAMGALLGGALGDALGMPTQLLSPAEIRSAYGFVDRLVAPVPDHPVSRGLPAGAITDDTEQTLLLGRILLESGPAFDHRRWVNALLDWERDVKARGSYDLLGPSTKRAIDAINDGIEPEEAGRTGDTNGAAMRIAPVGILMPPESLDALVAKVDETCRATHNTSIAIASAAAVAAAVSCGISGASWQEASSHAAEAARRGAALGRWVTGGDDMAARIDWARALVRGKPRDEAIALIVDLVGTGVISQESIPAAFAVLEVARGDPWQAAVIAANLGGDTDTIGAIAAGMAGACAGLSALPRERIAELKGLDLDEVRRLAGDLVSARLAQGGGEAAA from the coding sequence ATGAAGGGGAGGTACAGGGAGGCGGTGGTTGATCGGGCGATGGGTGCGCTGCTAGGCGGCGCGCTTGGCGATGCGCTGGGCATGCCGACGCAGCTTCTGTCGCCTGCCGAGATCAGGTCGGCCTATGGATTTGTCGACAGGTTGGTCGCGCCGGTGCCGGATCATCCAGTCTCGCGCGGCCTGCCGGCCGGCGCCATCACAGACGATACCGAACAGACCCTTTTGCTCGGCCGTATCCTATTGGAATCGGGGCCCGCCTTCGACCATCGTCGCTGGGTCAACGCGCTGCTCGACTGGGAGCGCGACGTCAAGGCTCGCGGCTCCTACGACCTGCTCGGGCCCTCAACCAAGCGCGCCATAGATGCCATCAATGACGGGATCGAGCCGGAGGAAGCCGGGCGCACCGGCGATACCAACGGAGCGGCGATGCGGATCGCCCCGGTCGGCATCCTAATGCCGCCGGAATCCCTGGATGCATTGGTCGCCAAGGTGGACGAGACATGCCGCGCGACCCACAACACCTCGATTGCCATCGCGTCTGCTGCGGCTGTTGCGGCCGCGGTCAGCTGCGGAATATCCGGCGCGAGCTGGCAGGAAGCGTCCAGCCATGCTGCCGAGGCGGCCAGGCGTGGCGCGGCTCTCGGGCGTTGGGTCACAGGCGGCGACGACATGGCAGCGCGCATCGACTGGGCGCGGGCCCTTGTGCGTGGCAAGCCCCGCGACGAAGCCATAGCGCTGATTGTCGATCTGGTCGGCACCGGCGTCATCAGTCAGGAGTCGATACCCGCTGCCTTCGCGGTTTTGGAAGTAGCCCGGGGCGATCCGTGGCAGGCGGCCGTCATTGCCGCCAACCTCGGCGGCGATACCGACACGATCGGAGCAATCGCTGCCGGCATGGCAGGCGCCTGCGCTGGACTGTCCGCGCTGCCGCGGGAGAGGATTGCCGAGTTGAAGGGTCTCGATCTGGACGAGGTACGCCGGCTCGCCGGCGATCTTGTTTCGGCACGTTTGGCACAAGGCGGTGGGGAGGCGGCAGCATGA
- a CDS encoding GntR family transcriptional regulator: MARSAFPLSPGVAKPEQIATVLEKEIRSGVLGFGERLQSENELVQRFSVSRNTVRKGLEELSNRGLITTRVGIGSFVTFDGKRVDDSIGWSRALANAGANAETRTLRLEVIEDAELAARLGIQNPAFIAVDRVRSNAADGHAISIERSRMPLSPELEEVPLKGLREGSLHQTLRSAGLVPDHGEEWVDIEMLSGEDAAVLNCPPGTPFLRGRRLTRAADGRPIEYVVSLLNPQHFALHLEF, from the coding sequence ATGGCTCGATCTGCATTTCCCCTATCGCCTGGCGTCGCCAAGCCGGAGCAGATCGCGACCGTTCTCGAAAAGGAAATCCGCTCCGGCGTTCTGGGCTTTGGCGAGCGTCTGCAGAGCGAGAACGAGCTGGTGCAGCGCTTCTCCGTCAGCCGCAACACGGTGCGCAAAGGATTGGAGGAGCTTTCCAATCGCGGCCTTATCACCACCCGCGTCGGCATCGGCTCATTCGTGACCTTCGACGGAAAGAGGGTTGACGATTCTATTGGCTGGTCGAGGGCGCTGGCCAATGCCGGGGCGAACGCCGAAACGCGCACGCTGCGACTGGAGGTCATCGAGGATGCTGAGTTGGCGGCGAGGCTTGGCATACAAAACCCAGCTTTCATCGCTGTCGATCGCGTGCGCAGCAATGCCGCCGACGGTCATGCAATCTCTATAGAACGCAGCCGCATGCCTTTGTCCCCGGAGTTGGAGGAAGTTCCGCTCAAGGGTCTGCGCGAGGGCTCTCTTCACCAGACACTGCGCAGCGCTGGTCTGGTGCCCGATCACGGCGAGGAGTGGGTCGATATCGAAATGTTGAGCGGCGAGGACGCCGCGGTCCTCAATTGTCCACCGGGCACGCCGTTCCTTCGCGGCCGGCGGCTAACGCGGGCCGCCGACGGTCGGCCGATCGAATATGTCGTCAGCCTGCTCAATCCCCAGCACTTCGCCCTGCATCTGGAGTTTTGA
- a CDS encoding Fic family protein, translating to MSYIHERDDWPEFRWDHKVLAEPFASVRHRQGRLIGRMEGLGFGLRSEATLQTLTEDVLKSSEIEGEILDRDQVRSSIARRLGMDIGGLVPAHRDVEGIVEMMLDATQKYDQALTDERLFGWHAALFPTGRSGMQKIRVGAWRDDSSGPMQVISGPVGRERVHYEAPKAARVADDMSALLAWFNEEQGFDPVLKAGIAHLWFVTVHPFEDGNGRIARAIADMQLARSEDNPQRFYSMSAQIRQERKSYYNILESTQKGDLDITEWLMWFVACLSGAFERAETILGGVLTKARFWEKHAADPLNERQRDMLNRLLDEFEGKLTSSKWAIIEKCSPDTALRDISDLLGRGMLIKDEGGGRSTSYSLVKLD from the coding sequence ATGAGTTATATCCATGAACGGGACGACTGGCCGGAGTTTCGCTGGGATCACAAGGTTCTGGCGGAGCCGTTTGCATCCGTGCGCCACCGCCAGGGGCGGCTGATCGGGCGGATGGAAGGGCTCGGCTTTGGCCTGCGCAGCGAAGCCACGCTCCAGACCTTGACTGAGGACGTACTCAAATCCAGCGAGATCGAGGGCGAAATCCTCGATCGCGACCAGGTGCGCTCATCCATTGCCCGGCGTCTGGGCATGGATATAGGGGGGCTGGTCCCGGCGCATCGCGATGTCGAAGGCATCGTCGAGATGATGCTCGATGCGACGCAGAAATACGATCAGGCGCTCACCGACGAGCGGTTGTTCGGATGGCATGCGGCCCTGTTTCCGACGGGGCGCAGTGGCATGCAAAAGATCAGAGTTGGCGCATGGCGGGATGACAGTTCAGGGCCGATGCAGGTTATTTCGGGGCCGGTTGGGCGCGAGCGCGTTCATTACGAGGCGCCGAAGGCCGCGCGCGTTGCGGACGATATGAGCGCACTCCTTGCCTGGTTCAATGAGGAGCAGGGCTTCGATCCCGTGCTGAAGGCAGGCATCGCGCATCTGTGGTTCGTGACCGTTCACCCGTTCGAGGACGGCAACGGACGCATCGCGCGGGCGATCGCCGACATGCAGCTTGCGCGCTCGGAGGATAATCCGCAGCGCTTTTACAGCATGTCGGCGCAGATCAGGCAGGAGCGCAAATCGTATTACAATATCCTGGAATCGACGCAGAAAGGCGATCTCGACATCACCGAGTGGCTCATGTGGTTTGTTGCCTGTCTTTCGGGCGCGTTTGAGCGAGCCGAAACCATTCTGGGCGGCGTGCTCACGAAGGCGCGGTTCTGGGAGAAGCATGCGGCGGACCCTCTCAACGAGCGCCAGCGCGACATGCTGAACCGGTTGCTCGATGAGTTTGAAGGCAAGCTCACATCGTCCAAGTGGGCGATCATCGAGAAATGCTCCCCCGATACGGCGCTGCGCGACATCAGTGATTTGCTGGGCCGGGGTATGTTGATCAAGGATGAGGGCGGCGGGCGCAGCACCAGTTATTCGCTGGTGAAGCTGGACTGA
- a CDS encoding DUF2934 domain-containing protein — MAQDKYERIRRRAYEIWQRSGELHGHHEEHWNQASTEIDREDYGLGEQPGAAMPGAATIPSGQPHPQVAEALARKARMAGDQSREPAKDDSKPQNRNRRTGI, encoded by the coding sequence ATGGCGCAAGACAAATACGAACGCATTCGTCGGCGCGCTTATGAAATCTGGCAGCGCAGCGGCGAGCTGCATGGCCACCATGAAGAACACTGGAATCAGGCAAGCACGGAAATCGATCGCGAAGACTATGGGCTTGGCGAACAACCCGGTGCAGCGATGCCCGGCGCAGCTACCATCCCATCGGGCCAACCGCACCCTCAGGTCGCCGAGGCGCTGGCGCGAAAAGCCAGGATGGCCGGCGATCAGTCGCGAGAGCCGGCTAAGGATGATTCGAAGCCGCAAAACCGCAATCGGCGGACAGGCATTTGA